The following are encoded in a window of Mycoplasma anserisalpingitidis genomic DNA:
- a CDS encoding dephospho-CoA kinase, giving the protein MVAIIGEIASGKTFFINKLKEMGYKIFIADEYVNYLYENNDELKKKFIKLFGEEIIQNNKISKEFLKRKINENFETIYSIENLVFPYIFSHLEHEKYDFAEMPVLVSKNTNFLTFFNKVINVVSSAQKIQIQREKRNVDNSFFKALNSKNNDFFNENQLFTKIDVVNIFDHNRENTELIKEFLIDNNILN; this is encoded by the coding sequence ATGGTTGCAATAATTGGTGAAATAGCATCAGGAAAAACTTTCTTTATCAATAAACTAAAAGAAATGGGATATAAAATTTTTATTGCAGATGAATATGTTAATTACCTTTATGAAAATAATGATGAATTAAAAAAGAAATTTATAAAACTTTTTGGAGAAGAAATAATACAAAATAACAAAATTTCTAAGGAATTTTTAAAAAGAAAAATAAACGAAAATTTTGAAACAATTTATTCAATTGAAAATTTAGTATTTCCATACATTTTTTCACATTTAGAACATGAAAAATATGATTTTGCAGAAATGCCAGTTTTAGTATCAAAAAACACTAATTTTTTAACTTTTTTTAATAAAGTAATCAATGTTGTTTCAAGTGCACAAAAAATTCAAATCCAAAGAGAAAAACGTAATGTGGATAACTCATTTTTTAAGGCATTAAATAGTAAAAATAATGATTTTTTTAATGAAAATCAACTTTTTACAAAGATTGATGTTGTTAATATCTTTGATCATAATCGAGAAAACACAGAACTTATTAAAGAATTTTTAATCGATAACAACATACTCAATTAA
- a CDS encoding type II toxin-antitoxin system death-on-curing family toxin, translating into MKKIQITVGPKDVRDINGFINDINYNSLFTFENGEWTLKNDITNKKEKVVLELNKLNFINNDDPEKYIDDLFDNIINTAFVFAKNMKVDSKDSNDFQYVNNDNTVIDKIKSTLMKYFYIDDWSIIDLVSDLFSALLNSHLFRNGNKRFCFSFLNVILFTFGYLTKVKINKEFDIDVMSEKYLENIEKTIACFEVRLSNQDIDTLFTNCTNLANQNPLCFEILNNEIDLTIPERHDKTLKEIKKWIKNILLFV; encoded by the coding sequence ATGAAAAAAATACAAATAACTGTCGGACCTAAAGATGTAAGAGATATAAATGGTTTTATTAATGATATTAATTATAATTCATTATTTACTTTTGAAAATGGTGAATGAACATTAAAAAATGATATTACAAACAAAAAAGAAAAAGTGGTGCTGGAGTTAAATAAATTAAACTTCATCAATAATGATGATCCTGAGAAATATATTGATGATTTATTCGATAACATCATAAATACTGCTTTCGTTTTTGCTAAAAATATGAAAGTTGATTCTAAGGATTCAAATGATTTTCAATATGTCAATAACGATAATACTGTAATTGATAAGATAAAAAGCACATTAATGAAATATTTTTACATAGATGACTGGAGCATAATAGACTTAGTTTCCGATTTATTTTCTGCATTATTAAATTCTCACTTATTTAGAAATGGTAACAAAAGATTCTGTTTCAGTTTTCTGAATGTTATTTTATTTACATTTGGATACTTAACTAAAGTAAAAATTAATAAAGAATTTGACATAGATGTTATGAGCGAAAAATATTTAGAAAACATAGAAAAAACAATTGCATGCTTTGAAGTCAGATTATCTAATCAAGATATAGACACACTATTCACAAATTGTACAAACCTAGCAAATCAAAATCCTTTATGTTTTGAAATACTAAATAATGAAATTGATTTAACCATCCCTGAAAGACATGATAAAACGTTAAAGGAGATAAAAAAGTGAATCAAAAATATTTTACTATTTGTCTAA
- a CDS encoding MAG3240 family lipoprotein, whose protein sequence is MKSKLLFLCGLTSLSSIPALISISCIQQKNIFVESFSYKNFTKNQLINLNNKTEFSSIFNQVDSEKINKFIDDLKETSTYQQIDFDTIIKSYSSSDLIHTSLLSRNRIISSLYPNQQFIPEIQLIVYEIFDNFDYYKNIYPNLINIKNIRSISYDQNSEQIFYLENLIALHLNKFNIDNKIINVKLTEIKSIENNTGISFKVILNNKIIEKEFYLKGFFSYKNINKNYNFEDTENNLRFNEYLSEIKINFTDKKFNIINFDSLVDNPKNSYNLLAFVKLLTDYSNAIEIEVPEYRKNIDKSYELIFNPNKTSLTQSMHQDYFFTVKVTKVNGKVEYFDFNSINFTNHYHLFNGYRDMNDKRYTFPSTTVISFENDINAFVRTKINQIIIDTFNKFENNLLVFNNKKMSEIEAYEFIKYMPESIKFIEFEIYREIIQYFPATTLENYLADIKLTNLTLDKSIPGKIYFNIDLLNNQKQSLIDEETKKITFEITGFKGYKNI, encoded by the coding sequence ATGAAATCTAAACTATTATTTCTTTGTGGGTTAACTTCTTTGAGCTCAATACCAGCGTTAATTTCAATAAGTTGTATTCAACAAAAAAACATCTTTGTTGAATCTTTTTCATACAAAAATTTCACTAAAAATCAACTTATAAATCTTAATAATAAAACTGAATTTAGTTCAATTTTTAATCAAGTAGATTCAGAAAAAATAAATAAATTTATCGATGACCTAAAAGAAACTAGTACATACCAACAAATTGATTTTGATACTATAATTAAGTCGTATTCGTCAAGTGATTTAATTCACACTTCATTATTAAGTAGAAATAGAATTATTAGTAGTTTATATCCTAATCAACAATTTATTCCCGAAATTCAACTAATAGTTTATGAAATTTTTGATAACTTTGATTATTATAAAAATATTTATCCAAATTTAATAAATATTAAAAATATTAGAAGTATAAGTTATGATCAAAATAGTGAACAAATTTTTTATTTAGAAAATTTAATTGCATTACACTTAAATAAATTTAATATTGACAATAAGATTATAAATGTTAAACTAACAGAAATTAAATCAATTGAAAATAATACTGGCATAAGTTTTAAAGTGATATTAAACAACAAAATTATAGAAAAAGAATTCTACCTAAAAGGATTTTTTAGCTACAAAAACATCAATAAAAATTATAATTTTGAAGATACCGAAAATAATTTAAGATTTAATGAATACTTATCAGAAATTAAGATAAATTTCACTGATAAAAAGTTTAATATTATAAACTTCGATTCACTAGTTGATAACCCTAAAAACTCTTATAACTTACTTGCGTTTGTTAAACTACTTACTGATTATTCTAATGCTATTGAAATTGAAGTACCTGAATATAGAAAAAATATTGATAAAAGTTACGAATTAATTTTTAATCCTAATAAAACTAGTTTAACTCAAAGCATGCATCAAGATTATTTTTTTACCGTCAAGGTTACAAAAGTAAATGGTAAAGTTGAATATTTTGATTTTAACTCAATTAATTTTACAAATCACTACCACCTTTTTAACGGTTACAGAGATATGAATGACAAACGTTATACTTTTCCTTCTACCACTGTAATTAGCTTTGAAAATGATATTAATGCTTTTGTTCGAACTAAAATAAATCAAATAATTATTGATACATTTAATAAATTTGAAAATAATCTTTTAGTTTTTAATAACAAAAAGATGAGTGAAATTGAAGCTTATGAATTCATAAAATATATGCCCGAAAGCATTAAATTTATTGAATTTGAAATCTACAGAGAAATAATCCAATATTTTCCAGCTACAACATTAGAAAATTATCTTGCAGATATTAAATTAACTAACTTAACTTTGGATAAAAGTATTCCTGGAAAAATTTATTTTAATATTGATTTATTAAACAATCAAAAACAAAGTTTAATTGATGAAGAAACTAAAAAAATAACTTTTGAAATCACGGGTTTCAAAGGATATAAAAACATATAA
- the dnaE gene encoding DNA polymerase III subunit alpha, whose amino-acid sequence MLNNSPYVFLHSNSEYSFLNSTIRLEKLFKLAAEKNVKYLALTDKNSLYGLGHFLALCEKYNIKPLIGLEIELNGVKVILHAKNKEGLQKIYQVNYLISKNIAITEEILDCKDIFVIDHYENGFFANKLAAPKLENFYYNNKKSIFQNTIFAPTREMLFNSEAETLTTLKQISSATNVEPIYQNSDYFEIIQDGLEQKVVDNTLNLVSQISLEFPSNTPRIAKPFKTKEESYKKIIELINKGLNEKILSLKNYSMEVINQRINYELETISKLGFIDYFLIIADAVNFAKQNGIAVGPGRGSASGSLISYLLKITEVNPLQYDLYFERFLNPERVSLPDIDIDIQDNRRDEVINYIVEKYGVENCSLITTFQTLGAKNSIRDVGRVLNINLAEIDKISKTLTDGQSIEEGYLKNSRFKIAIDKYPKLLELSKNIEGLPRQKGVHPAGIIISDTPIINIMPISVSTEKINQVDLTLEYIEKFGLIKIDFLGLKTLTIIQNIEKNLNYEDRFDYIASTTPNIYQDPQTLKCLNSTLSQGIFQIDSPGMKKTIKNVGIDTFNDLFAIISLFRPGPMEYISEYAANKKNPDSIELIHPVYDKIVRETFGIIVYQEQIMQIAQKLVGMSFGQADILRRTISKKDLIKMEQYKTFFNELAQKNNIDPQTSETIYRKIEKFASYGFNKAHAVAYAMITFKMAYYKVRYPEIFYKALITNSGSSHSDVNKYVEECTQINIKVNSPEINHSSLEAVATKNGIYLPFILIKKVGNSAVEKILYDRAVYKKYNTFSEAYFRLRNAGVSDSVFEVLIKASVFREFGNQNTLLNYYETLKEFWKMFSNSLKDYAGDSHARIKELIDLHKIVRVDSEGKYHEDFIEALPANFAEESKNENEFLGNIYNAVPTLNYETNYKLNRLTQRVENWVTALVLDVKHILSKGLVMVTIKDSTLIDSAWVTENSFKNFEFLPKKDRIYSFLLTRTYTGKLKILDCKEIYYEE is encoded by the coding sequence ATGTTAAATAATAGTCCTTATGTTTTTTTACATTCAAATTCTGAATATTCTTTTTTAAATTCGACCATTAGACTTGAAAAACTATTTAAACTTGCTGCTGAAAAAAATGTTAAATATTTAGCACTGACTGATAAAAATAGTTTATATGGCTTAGGTCATTTTTTAGCTTTATGCGAAAAATATAATATTAAACCGCTTATTGGTCTTGAAATTGAACTTAATGGTGTAAAGGTAATTTTGCATGCCAAAAATAAAGAAGGATTGCAAAAAATTTACCAAGTAAATTATTTAATTTCTAAAAATATCGCTATTACTGAAGAGATATTGGATTGCAAGGACATTTTTGTTATTGATCATTACGAAAACGGATTTTTCGCTAATAAATTAGCTGCACCAAAATTAGAAAATTTCTACTATAACAATAAAAAATCTATTTTTCAAAACACAATTTTTGCCCCAACTCGTGAAATGCTTTTTAATAGTGAAGCAGAAACATTAACAACATTAAAACAAATTAGTTCAGCAACTAATGTTGAACCAATTTATCAAAATAGTGATTATTTCGAAATTATTCAAGATGGTCTTGAACAAAAAGTGGTTGATAACACTTTAAATTTAGTCTCACAGATTTCACTTGAATTTCCTTCGAATACCCCAAGAATTGCTAAACCATTCAAAACTAAAGAAGAATCTTACAAAAAAATAATCGAATTGATCAATAAAGGTCTAAATGAAAAAATATTAAGCTTAAAAAATTATTCAATGGAAGTAATTAATCAAAGAATTAATTATGAATTAGAAACAATATCAAAATTAGGTTTTATTGATTATTTTTTAATTATTGCTGATGCAGTTAATTTTGCTAAACAAAATGGAATAGCAGTTGGACCTGGTCGTGGAAGTGCTTCGGGTTCATTAATTTCTTATCTACTAAAAATTACTGAAGTTAATCCTTTACAATACGACTTATATTTTGAACGTTTTTTAAATCCTGAACGGGTAAGTTTGCCAGATATTGATATTGACATCCAAGATAACCGTAGAGATGAAGTTATCAATTATATCGTAGAAAAATACGGTGTTGAAAACTGTTCACTAATCACAACCTTTCAAACACTAGGAGCAAAAAATTCAATTCGTGATGTTGGTAGAGTATTAAATATTAATCTAGCTGAAATTGACAAAATTTCAAAAACTTTAACTGATGGACAAAGTATTGAAGAAGGATACTTAAAAAATTCTCGTTTTAAAATTGCAATCGACAAATATCCTAAATTACTTGAATTATCAAAAAACATTGAAGGACTTCCGCGTCAAAAAGGAGTTCATCCAGCTGGAATTATTATTTCAGACACACCGATAATTAATATAATGCCAATTTCGGTTTCAACTGAAAAAATTAATCAGGTAGATTTAACCCTTGAATATATCGAAAAATTTGGTTTAATCAAAATCGATTTTTTAGGGTTAAAAACCTTAACAATTATCCAAAACATCGAAAAGAATCTTAATTATGAAGATCGTTTTGATTACATCGCTTCTACTACTCCTAACATTTATCAAGATCCACAAACATTAAAATGTTTAAATTCAACCCTATCACAAGGAATTTTCCAAATTGATAGTCCTGGAATGAAAAAAACTATTAAAAATGTTGGAATTGATACTTTCAATGACCTTTTTGCCATAATCTCACTTTTTAGGCCTGGACCGATGGAATACATCAGCGAGTATGCGGCTAATAAAAAAAATCCTGATAGTATCGAATTAATTCACCCAGTTTATGACAAAATTGTTCGTGAAACTTTCGGAATTATTGTTTATCAAGAACAAATTATGCAAATTGCACAAAAATTAGTTGGAATGAGTTTTGGTCAAGCTGATATTTTAAGAAGAACTATTTCTAAAAAAGATTTAATCAAAATGGAACAATACAAAACTTTTTTCAATGAATTAGCTCAAAAAAACAATATCGATCCACAAACTAGTGAAACAATTTATAGAAAAATTGAAAAATTTGCTTCATATGGATTTAATAAAGCTCATGCTGTAGCTTATGCTATGATAACTTTTAAAATGGCTTATTATAAAGTTAGATATCCTGAAATTTTTTATAAAGCATTAATTACTAACTCAGGTAGTTCTCACTCTGATGTAAATAAGTATGTTGAAGAATGTACTCAAATAAATATTAAAGTTAATTCTCCAGAAATTAATCATTCATCACTTGAAGCAGTTGCAACTAAAAACGGTATTTATTTACCTTTTATATTAATCAAAAAAGTTGGAAATAGTGCGGTAGAAAAAATTTTATACGACAGGGCCGTTTATAAAAAATATAATACTTTTTCTGAAGCATACTTTAGATTAAGAAATGCTGGAGTATCCGATTCAGTTTTTGAAGTTTTAATTAAGGCAAGTGTTTTTAGAGAATTTGGGAATCAAAATACTCTATTAAATTATTATGAAACTCTTAAGGAATTTTGAAAAATGTTTTCAAATTCACTTAAAGATTACGCTGGAGATTCACATGCAAGAATTAAAGAATTAATAGATTTACATAAAATTGTTAGAGTTGATAGTGAAGGTAAATATCATGAAGATTTTATTGAAGCTCTACCTGCAAATTTTGCTGAAGAGTCAAAAAATGAAAATGAATTTTTAGGAAATATTTATAATGCTGTTCCGACATTAAATTATGAAACGAATTATAAATTAAATAGACTTACTCAAAGGGTTGAAAATTGAGTTACAGCTTTAGTTTTAGATGTAAAACACATTTTAAGTAAAGGTTTAGTTATGGTAACAATTAAAGATTCAACATTGATTGATAGCGCATGAGTAACAGAAAATAGTTTTAAAAACTTTGAATTTTTGCCAAAAAAAGACCGTATTTATAGTTTTTTACTAACAAGAACTTATACTGGTAAATTAAAAATATTAGATTGCAAGGAAATATATTATGAAGAATAA
- a CDS encoding MAG1360 family OppF-related protein encodes MQKNLKKIFEVENFFIHILEDGVANNVCIPYLPIYYKERSAILINPKESTFWNNKFWEQFKNNPYATFLNTYHDVKSLTEEIEYRNKQIFSNVGFFDLDELEIVDTEIPIYDIWNIGFKNIHINPTEFKSFEEITKKYEIQFKSQIFRIMHFYLEKIVPENQNFSRELSNLTKKMKNNWFLMNELDFSNTVVNINDLLEEHKRTSLEFYFKLYQEIFNTYNQLVEREKSPDSIAESEQVKNVEIRLKYINDINNSSIKKVENNFIIRDINLEIDFYKKLLKNTKNSNIKYMNYLQHKLLKSILTIKEKMSHVTELSIEHLDLYKELLITKKLYWIWMRNKYSLCYLDKNRIREIFADLILQSKMFINNTLNSLNKPGRKWTKLKIKKTIKRQFYYSFVNYSNTSVENKHEIMKIIETKHEKIKSLNKIKFEKVPDFNKIVEQNKFDAWIRLNQAEDRWNKFSSNKLFQTTLKNYQRKIKRLIYSNNELIRHQISNLSIINESIKKRQNSNSRRSEFYDNYELIRNVENIQRYEKNEIIGEFANSVFAFIMNKTQAINQFSRTFLIIKKIIDSMSYISVNFGEYLTAYDKLKVISKIKLKLLKLVLNNPSVLFIKDTFDKNNNETRFEFIRVLNKISNEYSLSYVLVTADVKLVKKICDTVHIFCRNTLVESGEINELINNAKHPYSRHALSETDLNFIKNHNDDYSWIYSEVYEIDKDKKHYLYANFENYQKWTAWSNPETLKIKSNLDKATSLTLEAEEIDQFYKIQHENVEISMTSYDPANRKIVSKSNLFDMDYENLKFWKQVGNSEIESVNKTNHFIEQDEQD; translated from the coding sequence ATGCAAAAAAACTTAAAGAAAATTTTTGAGGTCGAAAACTTTTTTATTCATATTTTAGAAGATGGAGTTGCCAATAATGTATGTATTCCATATTTGCCTATTTATTATAAAGAGAGAAGTGCGATTTTAATTAATCCAAAAGAATCAACTTTCTGAAATAATAAATTTTGAGAGCAATTTAAAAATAATCCTTATGCAACTTTTTTAAATACTTATCATGATGTTAAATCTTTAACTGAGGAAATCGAATATAGAAATAAGCAAATTTTTTCTAATGTTGGTTTTTTTGATTTAGATGAACTTGAAATAGTTGATACCGAAATTCCTATTTACGATATTTGAAATATTGGTTTTAAAAATATTCACATTAATCCAACTGAATTTAAATCCTTTGAAGAAATTACTAAAAAATATGAAATTCAATTCAAAAGTCAAATTTTCAGAATTATGCACTTCTATCTTGAAAAAATCGTTCCTGAGAATCAAAACTTTTCACGTGAGTTAAGTAACCTAACTAAAAAAATGAAAAACAACTGATTTCTAATGAATGAGTTAGATTTTAGTAATACGGTAGTTAATATAAATGATCTTTTAGAGGAACATAAACGCACTTCACTTGAATTTTACTTTAAGTTATACCAAGAAATTTTCAACACTTACAACCAATTAGTTGAAAGAGAAAAAAGTCCTGATTCAATCGCCGAATCTGAGCAAGTAAAAAATGTTGAAATCAGACTTAAGTATATTAATGACATAAATAACTCTTCAATAAAGAAAGTGGAAAATAACTTTATTATTCGTGATATTAATTTAGAAATTGACTTTTATAAAAAGTTACTTAAAAACACAAAAAATAGTAATATCAAATACATGAACTATCTTCAACATAAATTGCTAAAATCAATTTTAACCATTAAAGAAAAAATGTCTCATGTAACTGAATTAAGCATCGAGCATTTAGATTTATATAAAGAATTATTAATCACTAAAAAACTTTACTGAATTTGAATGAGAAATAAATATAGTCTTTGCTATTTAGACAAAAATAGAATTCGTGAAATTTTTGCTGACTTAATTTTACAATCAAAAATGTTTATCAATAACACATTAAATAGCTTAAATAAACCAGGAAGAAAGTGAACAAAATTAAAAATTAAAAAAACTATTAAGAGACAATTTTATTACAGTTTTGTTAACTATAGTAACACTTCAGTTGAAAATAAACATGAGATAATGAAAATTATTGAAACTAAACACGAAAAAATCAAATCGTTAAATAAAATTAAGTTCGAGAAAGTTCCGGACTTTAACAAAATTGTTGAGCAAAATAAATTCGATGCTTGAATTAGATTAAATCAAGCTGAAGATCGTTGAAATAAATTCTCTTCAAACAAACTTTTCCAAACAACTCTTAAAAATTATCAAAGAAAAATCAAACGCCTTATTTATAGTAATAATGAATTAATTAGACATCAAATTTCCAACCTTTCTATAATTAATGAATCAATTAAAAAAAGACAAAATTCAAATTCACGCAGAAGTGAGTTTTACGATAATTATGAATTAATCCGCAATGTCGAAAATATACAAAGATATGAAAAAAATGAAATTATCGGTGAATTTGCAAACTCAGTTTTTGCTTTTATCATGAATAAAACTCAAGCTATCAATCAATTTAGCAGAACTTTCTTAATAATTAAAAAAATAATTGATTCAATGAGCTATATTTCAGTTAACTTTGGTGAATATCTAACAGCATATGACAAACTTAAAGTTATTAGTAAAATTAAACTTAAATTACTTAAACTAGTTTTAAATAATCCTTCAGTTTTATTTATTAAGGATACTTTTGATAAAAATAACAACGAAACTAGATTTGAATTTATACGGGTTTTAAATAAAATTTCAAATGAATATTCTTTAAGTTATGTACTAGTTACTGCTGATGTAAAACTAGTTAAAAAAATTTGTGATACAGTTCATATTTTCTGTAGAAATACTTTAGTTGAATCTGGAGAAATTAATGAATTAATTAATAACGCAAAACACCCTTATTCTAGACATGCACTTTCAGAAACAGATCTAAACTTTATTAAAAATCACAATGATGATTATTCTTGAATCTATTCAGAAGTTTATGAAATTGATAAAGATAAGAAACATTATTTATATGCTAATTTTGAAAATTATCAAAAATGAACTGCTTGAAGTAATCCAGAAACTCTTAAAATCAAATCTAATTTAGATAAAGCAACTAGTTTAACTCTTGAAGCTGAAGAAATTGATCAATTCTACAAAATTCAACATGAAAATGTTGAAATATCTATGACTTCATATGATCCAGCAAATAGAAAAATAGTATCTAAATCTAATTTATTTGATATGGACTATGAAAATCTTAAATTCTGAAAACAAGTAGGTAATAGTGAAATTGAATCTGTTAATAAAACCAATCATTTCATAGAACAAGATGAACAAGACTAA
- a CDS encoding 5'-3' exonuclease has product MKNNQNRILLVDGNYLMFQSFYGTYTPNGYIMRNSKGIPTNGTHMFFMILFNLINNTSPTHIFVAFDAAGKTKRHEIYPEYKDGRSKAPEEIFVQFNHVKQILNELNIPHNELIGHEADDLVGTLAKNLPGKKFIYSRDKDLLQLVSNDTAIIFKDNKTKSYELITQENFKNIYEIKPSQIPDFKGLAGDSSDNLHGIRGIGEKTAIKLINKYGSFENIIQNVNELTPSLSLKIKNDLENGIICKKLAIINTNVGEISKNERDYEFNLIKSGTQTLKELELNQILNIIEMN; this is encoded by the coding sequence ATGAAGAATAACCAAAATAGAATTTTACTAGTTGATGGTAATTATCTAATGTTCCAAAGTTTTTATGGAACTTATACGCCAAATGGATATATTATGAGAAATAGCAAAGGTATCCCAACAAATGGAACTCATATGTTTTTTATGATTTTATTCAACTTAATTAATAATACTTCACCTACTCATATCTTTGTTGCTTTTGACGCTGCAGGTAAAACTAAAAGACATGAAATTTACCCTGAATACAAAGATGGTCGCTCAAAAGCACCTGAAGAAATTTTCGTTCAATTCAATCATGTTAAACAAATTTTAAATGAATTGAATATACCACACAATGAATTGATCGGTCATGAAGCTGATGATCTAGTAGGAACCCTTGCGAAAAATTTACCAGGTAAAAAATTTATTTATTCTAGAGACAAAGATTTACTTCAATTAGTTTCAAACGACACTGCAATCATTTTTAAAGACAACAAAACAAAAAGTTATGAATTAATAACTCAAGAAAATTTTAAAAACATTTATGAAATTAAACCTTCACAAATACCAGACTTTAAAGGACTTGCAGGAGATAGCTCAGACAATTTACATGGAATTAGAGGTATTGGAGAAAAAACTGCAATAAAATTAATTAACAAATATGGAAGTTTTGAAAATATAATTCAAAATGTTAATGAATTAACGCCTTCATTATCATTAAAAATTAAAAATGATTTGGAAAATGGAATCATCTGTAAAAAATTAGCAATAATCAACACTAATGTGGGTGAAATTTCCAAAAATGAACGTGATTATGAATTTAATTTAATCAAAAGTGGAACTCAAACACTTAAAGAATTAGAACTTAATCAAATATTGAATATCATAGAAATGAATTAG
- the fmt gene encoding methionyl-tRNA formyltransferase: MIKVILAGTPEFSVPIFEEVIKNFEVIAIISQPDKPANRGYKLIPTPTKVLAEKYNIKCYQPNKISEIYDELAQLDFDFLLTAAFGQYIPEKILNLPKKAALNVHGSLLPKYRGAAPIQHSLLSGDKKTGINLIYMVKEMDAGNILKSSEIEIDEDDTSDSLFNKLSILSAQNITKWLKEIYENNFNEIVQDASQVILAPKLTKEEAQIDLSENSDQVINKIKAYSSNPGAYTFINNKRVKLFNATTKEVKNAIQLSCRDKNIYIYDYQYESKKRVNLLEKV, encoded by the coding sequence ATGATTAAAGTTATTTTAGCTGGAACACCAGAATTCTCTGTCCCAATTTTTGAAGAAGTGATTAAAAACTTTGAAGTTATCGCAATTATTTCTCAGCCTGATAAACCAGCAAACCGTGGATATAAATTAATTCCCACTCCAACAAAAGTGCTTGCTGAAAAATATAACATTAAGTGTTATCAACCTAATAAAATTTCTGAAATTTATGATGAATTAGCCCAATTAGATTTTGACTTTCTTTTAACAGCAGCATTTGGTCAATATATTCCTGAAAAAATTCTTAATTTACCAAAAAAAGCCGCCCTAAATGTTCACGGTTCATTATTACCTAAATATCGTGGAGCTGCTCCAATTCAACATTCTTTATTAAGCGGTGATAAAAAAACTGGCATTAATTTAATATATATGGTTAAAGAAATGGATGCAGGTAATATTTTAAAATCCTCAGAAATAGAAATAGATGAAGATGATACCAGCGATAGTCTATTTAATAAATTAAGCATTTTATCTGCACAAAACATTACCAAATGACTTAAAGAAATATACGAAAACAACTTCAATGAAATTGTTCAAGACGCCTCGCAAGTAATTCTTGCACCAAAATTAACAAAAGAAGAAGCTCAAATAGATTTAAGTGAAAATTCTGACCAGGTGATAAATAAAATTAAAGCGTACAGTTCAAATCCCGGTGCTTACACTTTTATAAATAATAAGAGAGTTAAACTTTTTAATGCTACAACTAAAGAAGTTAAGAACGCAATTCAACTAAGTTGTAGAGATAAAAATATATATATTTATGATTATCAATATGAATCTAAAAAAAGAGTTAACTTGTTAGAAAAAGTATAA